DNA from Leptospira mayottensis 200901116:
ATAACTTTGTCATACAAAACGTAAAACACGTTTACAATTCGTGCATACAAAAACAAAGTCAATTTTCGCCTACAATTGCAATTTGATCCGACTCTAAAATACGAACTCCAGTCGCTTCCTTTTTTGCGATACGGATCATCGCTTTAGCGACAGTTCTTCCATGAATCGATCTATACTTTCGAATTCCTCCTAAAAGAAATGGATTTACAATCTTCGCAAAAAATTGCCCCAGTGTTTCGCCGGGACGAACCTCCTCTCTTTCTCCCTCCAATAAAGAAGGTCTAAAGATCCCAAGAAAAGAAAAATCGATATTTTTCAGATCCCTTTCCATTTCTCCCTTTACTCGATTATAAAATACTAATGAGTCTGGGTTAGCTCCCAAAGCACTCACTACGAAAAAAGATTTAGCTCCTATTTCTTTTACGAGTTTAGCAAATTTCAAAACGTATTCATAATCCACTTTTTTGAAATTCTCCTGACTTCCCGCTTTGGAAATCGTGGTTCCCAAACTGCAAAATACATCCGTAATTCCTTGAGGAAAAAGTGAAGCAACTAACGCGTCATAGTCGGAAACGATTTCTTCGACTCCGGCTACACTGCC
Protein-coding regions in this window:
- a CDS encoding oxidoreductase, producing MAQKLALVAGATGLIGKYLLEELSTSAEYQKVYALVRRPGSVAGVEEIVSDYDALVASLFPQGITDVFCSLGTTISKAGSQENFKKVDYEYVLKFAKLVKEIGAKSFFVVSALGANPDSLVFYNRVKGEMERDLKNIDFSFLGIFRPSLLEGEREEVRPGETLGQFFAKIVNPFLLGGIRKYRSIHGRTVAKAMIRIAKKEATGVRILESDQIAIVGEN